Within Rothia sp. ZJ932, the genomic segment CTGTATTCTCTAAAAAGATTAGAGCACACTAAATTGTACTATTTGACTCCCCCATATTCCTTGAGTGGGGTAGGGGGAGTTAAGCGTGTGTATTTTCGGGGCGGATGCCGGAAATGTATATAACTAATTTATTTTTTCATATTCTTGAACATAACGTCCTACAGTACTCTTAGAAATTTCTAATTTCTCTGCGATAGCTCGCACGCTTAAGCCTTCTGTGCGTAACTGCGCTACCTGTTCACGCTTGGTGTTTGCACGGGCTAGATATTGCTCTCTAGACTCTGCAATCATCGTACGTACGGTTCGTTCGCTGATACCAAATTTCTCGGCAATTTCACGAGCTGTTTTAGTGCGTCTTTTTTGAACCTGAGCAGACACAAGCAAACCGCAAACGCTGGGCGAAGAGTCTAGCAGAGGGTCATAAAAAGAAAATGAATGAACGTTTAGAGGTGCTAGAGGTGATGAATAGTGAGCGCTTTTAAGCCTGTTCGCCGGAAATTTACCGCCAGAGAAGCCGCAGAACGTTTAGGGGTAACTACTCGCACAGTTCAACGCCTTATGGCTGAACCTAGAGAACAATACCTAGCCCGTGCAAACACCAAGCGTGAACAGGTAGCGCAGTTACGCACAGAAGGCTTAAGCGTGCGAGAAATTGCCACCAAGTTAGAGATTTCTAAAAGTGCTGCTGGCCGCTACGTCCAAGAACATGAACAGAATAAGCAACTAGCTTAGAAATTCTTTGAAATATAGTGAGTGCTCCCGCCGAATTCGGCGGGAGCACTCACTATAAGAACCAAATACTAAATGACTAACAGCACTGCAGCTATACAGAATGCTGATACTAACGATGCACATATAAGATATAACAATGTGGTGTGTCTTCTTAGCTTTCCACTGTGCACCTAGATACGTAGCACCTAAACTGAAACCAATCATAATTCCAGAAACGACTGCCCATGGAATGAATTCTGTGCGCATATAAATAAATGCAAAGAATATTCCGCCAAATAAAATACATGCAGCAGCAGAAATTATGTTATATCCCTCTATTACATGCATCTTGTCCATAACGCCTCCTTTTAAAAGGTAATTAGCAGGCCAGACCACCCAATGTCAGAATAGCGCTAGTTATATTCCCCCCTGCTGCTGCCATACCAGCAGGAGGCGCTACAGCGGTGAGTCCTGCGGCGCCCCATAGAACTGAATTAGCGATTCCCGCCCCAGCTATAGCTGCGCTGCATGAATTTGCAGCATAAGTGGTAGCGCCCGTTGAGATTTCTCCAGCAGATTTTGATTTGTATTTAGCTAAAACTTCAAACATAGTCGTTGTGCCAATGACTTTCCCACTCTCATCAGAGATCTTAATGGAATCATCTGCCCTGTCCCACGTAATCGTATATTTCTTACCGTTAATTTCCTGAATCTCGGTGTAAATACCAGAGTCAGAAGTACCAGTAGAAGTTTCTCCTGCTCCTACTGCGGATGCTGGAGCCAGCATTCCACTAGTCATGCCAAGAGCGAGCAGAGCAGTTGCAGAAACAGAAAAAATTTGCTTAGTCGGGAACATTGTTCTTGCCTTTCGTATCACCGCTCCTTTGCGGTGCTGATTGATGGGAACACCCCAACCTAAACAGTAATATGCATCATATATCAAGGGTTTAGACCCAAAAACCCAAAT encodes:
- a CDS encoding helix-turn-helix domain-containing protein; amino-acid sequence: MSAQVQKRRTKTAREIAEKFGISERTVRTMIAESREQYLARANTKREQVAQLRTEGLSVRAIAEKLEISKSTVGRYVQEYEKIN
- a CDS encoding ECF-type sigma factor; the encoded protein is MSAFKPVRRKFTAREAAERLGVTTRTVQRLMAEPREQYLARANTKREQVAQLRTEGLSVREIATKLEISKSAAGRYVQEHEQNKQLA